The DNA segment ACGAGCAGGAGGTCGTAGAGCTTGCCGTCGACGAAGTCGCTGTACCGCTTCAGATCGTTCTTGTCCACGTCGAGACTTGCGGCGGCACGGAAGAACCTTTCGAACCTGGACACGCCCATCACGGTCATGCCTTTCGCCTCCTCGCCCTCGGTGACCAGCCCACACCGGCGACTGTCCGCCCACCGGCGCGCAATGCCCAGTTCCAGGATTCCAGACACCACCGGGGCACGCCTGCGCATGCCAGGCCGAAGCCGTGGCGCTTATTTCACCTGACAGGCCAAGCGATCGGAACGTTCCCGGAATTGGCCGTGACGGCTTCATCCCCCTGCCCCGCCCCATGAAGACGATGACACGACCGAATGGAGAAGATCCCAAGTAGCTGCTCTCACTCGCCCAGGCGAACACTCAGCCGGCAACCCGGCTCCCGGAACCCGAGCGCAGCCGCCACACATCGGGATGCCGCGGGGCCGGCGCCCGTGACAGCGGCACCTGGATCGGCCCCGTCTGGTGGCAGGCGTTCCGGCCGGACTCCTCGGTTCGTTCCCGGGCGGCACCGCGTGGTAGCTCACGTGGACGGGTGCACGGTGCGGCTGACGGCGGACGGCCCCGGCCTCGCCCTAAGCTCGGCGCCGTGACGTGGCTGCGGGCGCTGGGGCTGATCGTGCGCTCCGGACTGACCATTGAGAGGACCCGGCTCGAGCCGCTGGTCGCACTGCGCGCCGCGGCCGGAGTGGCAACCGTGATCGGGCTCGCGCTGTGGCTTGTCTCCCCGGCCTATGCCGCGTCCGCCGCGTTCGGGGCCTTCTCGGCTGGCACCGCCACGTTCCAGCGGAGTTGGCGCCCGCGCAAGGTGCTGGCGCTGGCCGCCGGCGCGGGCCTGGCGCTCAGCACCTTCCTGGGATATCTGGCGGGGGCGCACCCCGTGTCGTTCCTCCTGCTGCTCGCCGTGTGGTCCTTCGGCGCCGGAATGGCCTGGGCCGCGGGCTCGACCTCCGGGATCGTCGCGGCCACCACGATCGGCATCATGCTGGTGACCATCACCCTGCCGACCACCGTGGTGCAGGCGCTGGAGCACGCCGCGGTGATCGCCTTCGGCGGTGTGGTGCAAGCGACGCTGATCCTGCTGTTCCCGATCCGCCGCTGGGGAGCGCACCGGGATGCGCTCGCCTGCGCCCTCGCCGCCGTGGCCGACTACGCCCGGCGGCTGCGGGACGACCCGGTGGCCCCCTTCGCCCCGGAACCGATGATGACGGCCCGCGACGCCGCTGCGGTCACGCCGTGGCAGGCGCGCCGGCGGCCCGCCGCCTTGCACGGCCCCCGCGGCCTGGCCGAGCGCATCCGCCCGGTCCTCGCCTCCCTCGCCGACCCCCGGGTCGGCGCTCCGGCGGAGGGGCCGGAACGCGACCGGGCGCGGGAACTCCTGAAGGCGGCCGGCGAGGTGCTGGACGCCGCTGCCCATTCGATCCGCCGCGGTACCCCGGTCCGGGCGCCCTCCGAAGCCATGGAGGTCCTCCGGGGCGGGGAGGACGAGGTGCTGCGGGGGCCGGCGCGGCTGGCAGCAGTGCGGCTGTTCGATCTGCTGCGCGAGGTCGTGGAGACCGCGGACAGCAGCGACACGCACGCGGCGAACGCCCCGGCACTGGTGCGTCCGACCATGTTCCGGATGGTGCCGGTCGTGCTGCGTGCGATGCGCCGCGAGCTCACCTGGGACTCGACTGTTCTCCGGCACGCTGTACGTCTCGCCGGGGTGGCTTGCCTCGGCTACCTGCTCGGCAATGCGCTTCCGCTGGGCCACGGCTACTGGGTGCCGATCACCTCCGTCATGGTGCTGCGGCCCGACTTCCACCAGACCTACTCCCGTGCTGTGGCCCGGTTCTCCGGCACTCTCGTCGGCGTCGGCCTGGCCACCGGAGTGGTGCAGCTGGCTCACCCGGGCGCATATCTGTCCGGCGGGCTGGCCGTGCTCTCGGCCGGGTTGATGTACCTGCTGATGCGCACCGGGTACGCGGTCTCGCAGTCCTTCGCCGCAGCGTATGTCGTCTTCCTGCTCGGGATGGGGGGCGCGGAGTGGCACCAGACGGTGCGGGACCGAGTGCTGCTGACCCTGCTCGGCGGTGCGCTCGCGATGCTGGCCTATGTGGTCTTTCCGGCCTGGGAGACCCCGCGGCTGCTGGACCGTCTCGCGGACTGGCTCGCCGCGAACGGGCGGTACGCGGCGGCGGTGGTCGACAGCTACGCGGATCCCGACCGCGGGCATCGCGCGGAAGTGCGGCAGGCACTGCTTGCCGCCCGTACGAAGGAGGCCGCATGGGACGAGGCTTTCGAGCGGGCCAAGCAAGAGCCGGTGAAGCATCGTGGACTGACCCGCAGTGCGGCCCAGGACGCGTATGAGGCGCTCAAGTCGATGGGGCGGGCGGCGATGCTTCTGGAGGCCCATCTGCCGGGGCCAGAGGTGCGGCCCGTCCCGGAAGCCGCACTGTTCGCGGCGGCCCTGCGGGCGGACACCGCGCGTGCGGCGCGGGACGTACGCGAGCGGCGGGCCCCGGGATGGGAGCGGGTAGCGGCGGCGCTCGACGCCTGGGAGGGCTCGGACGGCGGTGATGATCCGGTGGTGCGGCGTGGCGCGGAACTTTTGCTAGGGGCCCTGGAGGAGCTGACGGCCGCGCTGGGCACGACACCGCTGGAACGGGATGTCGAGCCGGTCCGGGAGGCGCGGGAGGGCCG comes from the Streptomyces angustmyceticus genome and includes:
- a CDS encoding FUSC family protein, coding for MTWLRALGLIVRSGLTIERTRLEPLVALRAAAGVATVIGLALWLVSPAYAASAAFGAFSAGTATFQRSWRPRKVLALAAGAGLALSTFLGYLAGAHPVSFLLLLAVWSFGAGMAWAAGSTSGIVAATTIGIMLVTITLPTTVVQALEHAAVIAFGGVVQATLILLFPIRRWGAHRDALACALAAVADYARRLRDDPVAPFAPEPMMTARDAAAVTPWQARRRPAALHGPRGLAERIRPVLASLADPRVGAPAEGPERDRARELLKAAGEVLDAAAHSIRRGTPVRAPSEAMEVLRGGEDEVLRGPARLAAVRLFDLLREVVETADSSDTHAANAPALVRPTMFRMVPVVLRAMRRELTWDSTVLRHAVRLAGVACLGYLLGNALPLGHGYWVPITSVMVLRPDFHQTYSRAVARFSGTLVGVGLATGVVQLAHPGAYLSGGLAVLSAGLMYLLMRTGYAVSQSFAAAYVVFLLGMGGAEWHQTVRDRVLLTLLGGALAMLAYVVFPAWETPRLLDRLADWLAANGRYAAAVVDSYADPDRGHRAEVRQALLAARTKEAAWDEAFERAKQEPVKHRGLTRSAAQDAYEALKSMGRAAMLLEAHLPGPEVRPVPEAALFAAALRADTARAARDVRERRAPGWERVAAALDAWEGSDGGDDPVVRRGAELLLGALEELTAALGTTPLERDVEPVREAREGRQERPAPEEEAADAEEEQELRRGRGDGSAPPPKDVG